In Tepidanaerobacter syntrophicus, the following are encoded in one genomic region:
- the dpaL gene encoding diaminopropionate ammonia-lyase, with protein sequence MNDLPIKFIYNNNARKNYSEKVSVDVMSQEQVKKVRNFHKSFPEYSVTPLHTLDNLAKRFEVNKIWVKDESYRFGLNAFKVLGGSFAIGMYLGQKLGMPQEEITFEKLRSKEIREKIGDITFVTATDGNHGRGVAWAARQLGQKCVVFMPKGSSKIRLQNIINEGAEASITEYNYDDSVKIAMEYAEKHGGVIVQDTAWEGYEDIPLWIMQGYGTLIDEAIEQIEGLGEDKPTHVFLQAGVGSFAGAVQGYLASRYKEERPVTLIIEPETAACIYESAKANDGKPHAVKGSLDTIMSGLACGVPNIISWEILRDYADMYAICSDNTAARGVRILGSPIKGDAQVISGESGAVGMGVLSLIAEAEKLSKMKDLLRIDEKSKILLISTEGDTDPVDYRKIVWDGKYPSYDLL encoded by the coding sequence ATGAACGATTTACCGATTAAGTTTATTTATAATAACAATGCTAGAAAAAATTATAGCGAAAAGGTTTCTGTAGATGTTATGTCACAAGAGCAAGTTAAAAAGGTGCGTAATTTTCACAAAAGCTTTCCTGAATATTCAGTGACACCGCTGCATACTTTAGACAACCTTGCCAAAAGATTTGAGGTAAATAAAATCTGGGTAAAGGACGAATCTTATAGATTCGGTCTTAATGCTTTTAAAGTTTTGGGCGGCTCCTTTGCTATAGGCATGTATTTAGGCCAAAAGCTTGGCATGCCACAAGAAGAAATAACCTTTGAAAAACTGCGTTCGAAGGAAATTAGAGAAAAAATAGGAGATATCACTTTTGTAACTGCTACCGATGGTAATCATGGGCGAGGCGTAGCATGGGCAGCAAGGCAGCTGGGGCAAAAATGCGTAGTTTTTATGCCTAAGGGTTCTTCAAAAATTCGCCTGCAAAATATAATAAATGAGGGTGCTGAGGCATCGATTACAGAATACAATTACGACGATTCTGTAAAAATTGCAATGGAATATGCCGAAAAGCACGGAGGAGTTATTGTACAAGATACGGCTTGGGAAGGATATGAAGACATACCCCTTTGGATAATGCAAGGATATGGTACGTTAATCGATGAAGCGATAGAGCAAATTGAGGGACTTGGTGAAGATAAGCCTACGCATGTTTTTCTCCAAGCGGGAGTAGGTTCCTTTGCAGGCGCTGTCCAGGGCTATCTAGCATCGCGTTATAAGGAAGAAAGACCTGTAACACTTATAATTGAGCCTGAAACAGCTGCCTGCATATATGAATCGGCGAAGGCAAATGACGGAAAGCCCCATGCCGTAAAAGGCAGTCTTGATACCATTATGTCAGGGCTTGCATGCGGCGTGCCAAATATAATAAGTTGGGAAATTTTAAGAGATTATGCTGATATGTATGCTATATGTTCTGATAATACGGCAGCAAGAGGTGTAAGGATACTTGGCAGCCCGATAAAAGGAGATGCGCAAGTAATTTCCGGAGAGTCAGGAGCTGTAGGCATGGGAGTTTTAAGTTTGATAGCAGAAGCTGAAAAACTCAGCAAAATGAAGGATCTACTTAGGATTGACGAAAAGTCAAAAATCCTCCTTATAAGCACAGAAGGCGATACAGATCCGGTGGATTACAGAAAAATAGTTTGGGATGGAAAATATCCTTCATACGATCTTTTGTAA